In Methanosarcina siciliae T4/M, one genomic interval encodes:
- a CDS encoding tetratricopeptide repeat protein, whose translation MLKGRAFLAEQRNEEALENYGRLFELVPGSPVLFENLKTITEQFKKYCLLFGNVEDANRVFSQIEEIYKKILKEEPGNMIVSDHLLFLYEVSGDLYSKLGSIEKTEENYLRDLDFLKEKLRIQPGNISYILKQGEIYQSLGMAFYNNGKAERHCVSSGRRI comes from the coding sequence ATGTTGAAGGGGAGAGCTTTTCTTGCCGAACAAAGGAATGAAGAAGCCCTGGAGAATTACGGGAGATTATTCGAACTGGTTCCCGGAAGCCCGGTATTATTTGAAAACTTGAAGACGATAACTGAACAATTTAAAAAATACTGCCTTTTATTCGGGAACGTCGAGGACGCAAACAGGGTCTTTAGCCAGATAGAAGAAATCTATAAAAAAATCCTCAAAGAAGAACCCGGCAACATGATTGTCTCTGATCATCTTCTTTTCTTATACGAAGTCTCCGGGGACCTGTACTCAAAACTTGGAAGCATTGAAAAAACTGAAGAAAACTACCTCAGGGACCTCGACTTCCTGAAAGAAAAACTCCGGATACAGCCAGGAAATATTTCTTACATCCTGAAGCAGGGCGAAATTTACCAGTCGCTCGGCATGGCTTTTTATAATAACGGGAAAGCTGAAAGGCACTGCGTATCATCTGGCAGGCGAATATGA
- a CDS encoding UbiA family prenyltransferase: protein MVGIGLSFVVLYTGIYFQTDNFIALILLCFRTVLNEAMNSIIYDMKDLEADRINGVNTFPLVLGIRKTKYFLHFINGVVAILTLAGFFLGAFPPACLGLLVSLPYFAFLIEYLVHEPYRRGHLLLQYTLLDGTYIVMAPIVMLLAN, encoded by the coding sequence ATGGTCGGAATCGGGTTGAGTTTTGTTGTCCTTTATACGGGAATCTATTTCCAGACAGACAATTTCATAGCTCTGATCCTTCTCTGTTTTCGTACAGTCCTCAACGAAGCGATGAATTCGATTATCTATGATATGAAGGATCTTGAAGCCGACCGCATCAATGGTGTTAATACCTTCCCACTTGTTCTGGGCATCCGGAAAACGAAATATTTCCTCCATTTCATAAACGGGGTAGTAGCAATTCTCACACTTGCCGGGTTTTTCCTTGGGGCTTTTCCTCCCGCCTGTCTGGGGTTGCTTGTTTCATTGCCTTATTTTGCATTTCTCATCGAATACCTCGTTCATGAACCCTACAGGAGAGGTCATTTACTCTTACAGTATACCCTTCTGGACGGTACTTATATAGTGATGGCCCCTATCGTAATGCTTCTTGCGAATTAA
- a CDS encoding papain-like cysteine protease family protein — MDRVSINGFLKPTDNVPVTDEYLGHFLKVSYIQEIGGNSIYSKDRSDVEQNGAFRFFLPKPELLGGKSVTITVFAPDGEQLGTQIYSFGSLNAAILSENEEDKTQPLILHVDPKVIQFNESSPVLDAYRKVAGRVIDISGEKKAAGVQIVIMASDDPNATVDSQNYHPIFSAQTDKGGYFFGRVDNKTHERAYGLIAGLEGTPIPITLDNRRIPKDLILVTDLSDLSGEALSGGGTPMLPDADDLVLSSSYSQDLGGKCVDFTIPNRTLEEFSFYHTVRTTEPEIKGLTITAKESKYIKDELQTISDELFTIFGRLNNSFRTLSVIPYTVDEEKTAAEMDSALRINSAKVAAPTSPVYYLKVPSGTAQLKLSTQDLLQVSSGINFSFLVKMLAEQARRKAKLQELHQQLAAAYCGKYGVQEAKTYCETLTAKNALNYNTLESILGHIKKYAKFVELNSKLAKEFEEFISDLDELMQQPFADSGLINVMKNRGVKLIQEVDTATNESQDPEELLGYLRRLVAELSQVGEKGAYNFEPCPSTEKKKTMGIRCLMNQFEDTKDVLRNKTIFSLGEILMIRSNYDLFITSITAFLNLLEQFHSFYVSSTSFMISLEDNYFIENYNPIKSSLDKLKRQIYTAINKIEDIERAYISNHPGRKELTVENSIDWDETPTIYENTTIAHGHILHFKQKWKADGYSLGDLLYSLPLAPCQEKQIAIVDWDREERSARSEAQTVTEALVAGISHDRDISEIINSSFLENINASSTNKTSSTSGGIGGALGFIGSSFGLGIAGGVSHSGASSSSTATQNSSRNLAGSTLNRLQDNIAQSASALRSQRSTVIQTVGQTENVTVQTEVVKNNNHCHAMTVEYFEVLKHYAIETELVDVQECLFIPLPMSLFDHQKILRWRNTLRRAVYGQKLVRGFDAIERIENNYADSDLPVGSYADEVIEDFSGSFSISFELKRPYISTIEEATKTETYDLSVPFPWFSGFMKFTLEREVPLTEAEKDTIFESQYAPEIVHTFIDKIGIQAIAEDGTEEPLDLDFTLLSNYRRGMPLEVKLASKTTPNITRRRIKHLRFRANTTVKASSKIILRSAYLYYRTRHLNESIVRNSRVNNDIINTVEVHVDLTTPPYIEIQTRTDAALIYTPLSDRELRDPRKEDREAAAALVSFLNEHLEMAHKVIWSGMDASRLFGLLDGYIAPNSGGKSVASVVENKIMGTVGNNLVLKVVPGERLDPVFKGVEELVTYYQPTMKPDPFRISVPTKGVYAESVMGKCNSCEEIDDTRHWRFSEVPCDAKPTAIDTVSTSSRRSDVGDLQVKDLPSNIIAMQTAPSSPDPTGLGAAFNLLGKSDVFKDMTGLAGTQANALKALETTSKSVTDLAGLAADIQKQSAMKKDIGKTLKAIQDAEGKQQISRDQANKLAYSALSSMVGEPTAKPANLTQEKEVQDLIKSQSQQKAPNIKINRGTESVEVSEPKTGGTGTSFDYTVPGIVPIIAQPSNMTCWATVATMMMSWKDKVSYTIETAMDKAGATYRAMFDANKGLPAADHEAFAAACGMKGEPPMCYTVSGLRGLIELYGPLIVIADETPGGLWAIHARVVRGIYGDGTVDGTFLRINDPAGGRQYTESFRAFSKKFEEVADAPRLQVMHF; from the coding sequence ATGGACAGAGTCAGCATCAACGGTTTTTTGAAACCAACGGATAACGTGCCAGTTACCGATGAGTATCTGGGTCATTTTTTGAAAGTCAGCTACATTCAGGAGATTGGCGGCAATTCGATTTACAGCAAAGATCGAAGTGATGTCGAACAAAATGGAGCCTTCCGTTTCTTTCTACCTAAACCGGAACTACTGGGCGGGAAATCTGTCACGATCACGGTGTTTGCACCGGATGGTGAGCAGCTGGGCACTCAAATTTACAGTTTCGGCAGTCTTAATGCGGCTATTTTATCGGAAAACGAAGAAGATAAAACACAACCCCTGATTCTGCATGTGGATCCCAAGGTGATTCAATTTAATGAATCAAGCCCGGTTCTGGATGCCTATCGAAAGGTTGCAGGCAGGGTAATTGATATTTCTGGAGAGAAAAAAGCTGCTGGCGTTCAGATCGTCATCATGGCAAGTGATGATCCGAATGCTACAGTAGATAGTCAAAACTATCATCCGATCTTCTCCGCACAGACCGATAAGGGGGGCTATTTCTTCGGAAGGGTGGATAACAAGACTCACGAACGTGCTTACGGACTGATCGCCGGACTCGAGGGTACGCCTATCCCGATAACTCTGGATAATAGGAGGATCCCCAAAGACCTTATCCTTGTCACTGATTTGTCAGACTTATCCGGGGAGGCCCTTTCCGGCGGAGGAACCCCGATGTTACCTGATGCGGATGACCTGGTTCTCAGTTCTTCGTATTCCCAGGATCTGGGGGGTAAGTGTGTCGATTTTACGATCCCGAACCGCACCCTGGAAGAATTCAGCTTTTACCATACTGTCCGAACCACGGAACCGGAGATCAAGGGTCTGACTATTACGGCCAAAGAAAGCAAGTACATAAAAGACGAACTGCAGACCATCTCCGACGAGCTCTTTACGATTTTCGGTAGACTCAATAATTCATTCAGGACCCTGTCTGTTATTCCTTACACCGTGGATGAAGAAAAAACAGCAGCTGAAATGGATAGTGCGTTGCGGATCAATAGCGCGAAGGTCGCTGCTCCGACCTCGCCGGTCTACTACCTGAAAGTACCTTCAGGAACTGCACAGCTCAAATTAAGCACACAGGACCTATTGCAGGTGAGTTCGGGGATCAACTTCAGCTTTCTGGTCAAAATGCTGGCTGAACAGGCTCGCAGAAAAGCGAAATTACAGGAGTTGCATCAACAACTGGCTGCGGCTTACTGTGGCAAATACGGGGTTCAGGAAGCTAAGACCTACTGCGAGACTTTGACAGCAAAGAATGCTCTGAATTACAATACCCTGGAATCCATCCTTGGACATATCAAGAAGTATGCAAAGTTTGTTGAACTCAACAGCAAACTGGCGAAGGAGTTTGAAGAGTTCATTTCCGATCTTGATGAACTGATGCAGCAACCTTTTGCGGATTCCGGGCTAATAAACGTCATGAAAAACCGAGGAGTAAAGCTGATCCAGGAAGTGGATACAGCCACGAATGAGTCTCAGGATCCGGAAGAACTGCTTGGCTATCTGCGGCGTCTGGTGGCTGAACTGTCACAGGTGGGAGAAAAAGGTGCATACAATTTCGAACCCTGCCCGTCCACTGAAAAAAAGAAAACAATGGGTATTCGGTGCTTGATGAATCAGTTTGAAGACACAAAAGATGTGCTGCGCAATAAGACCATCTTCTCGCTCGGCGAGATCCTGATGATCCGCTCCAATTACGATTTATTTATCACCAGCATTACGGCATTTCTCAACCTGCTGGAGCAGTTCCATAGTTTTTATGTTTCAAGCACTTCCTTCATGATCTCCCTGGAAGATAATTACTTCATCGAAAACTACAACCCCATCAAGAGTTCGTTAGATAAACTTAAAAGGCAGATTTACACCGCCATTAATAAGATTGAGGATATTGAACGCGCTTATATCTCTAACCATCCCGGGCGTAAGGAGCTGACAGTTGAAAATAGCATAGACTGGGATGAAACTCCCACAATTTACGAGAATACCACGATTGCGCACGGCCATATCCTGCATTTCAAGCAAAAGTGGAAGGCTGACGGGTATTCGCTTGGGGATTTGCTCTATAGCCTGCCGCTGGCCCCCTGCCAGGAAAAGCAGATCGCAATTGTCGACTGGGATCGTGAAGAACGTTCCGCCCGAAGCGAAGCACAAACAGTCACAGAAGCCCTCGTAGCCGGGATTTCACACGACAGGGATATCAGTGAAATAATCAATTCGTCTTTTCTGGAGAATATCAATGCCAGTTCAACCAATAAAACAAGCTCCACCAGCGGGGGCATCGGTGGAGCCCTGGGGTTCATAGGCAGTTCGTTCGGCCTCGGCATTGCAGGGGGTGTTTCTCATTCGGGGGCCTCATCCAGTTCCACTGCTACGCAAAACTCATCCCGGAACCTGGCGGGCAGTACATTAAACCGGTTACAGGACAATATTGCTCAGTCGGCTTCAGCGCTCAGAAGCCAGCGCAGCACGGTCATACAGACAGTCGGGCAGACCGAAAACGTGACTGTGCAGACCGAGGTAGTCAAAAACAACAACCACTGTCATGCCATGACGGTGGAGTACTTCGAGGTGCTGAAGCATTATGCGATTGAAACGGAACTTGTGGATGTCCAGGAGTGCCTGTTTATCCCGCTGCCGATGAGCCTCTTCGATCATCAAAAGATCCTCCGGTGGCGGAATACGCTGCGCCGGGCCGTGTATGGCCAAAAACTGGTAAGGGGCTTTGATGCTATCGAAAGGATAGAAAACAATTACGCTGACTCGGACCTGCCTGTCGGCAGCTACGCAGATGAAGTGATCGAGGATTTCAGCGGTAGTTTCTCCATCTCGTTCGAACTCAAACGCCCTTACATCAGCACAATAGAAGAAGCAACAAAAACCGAAACTTACGATCTGAGTGTGCCGTTCCCGTGGTTTTCCGGCTTTATGAAATTCACGCTGGAACGCGAAGTCCCTCTGACCGAAGCCGAGAAAGACACCATTTTCGAATCACAGTACGCCCCTGAGATCGTCCACACGTTTATCGATAAGATCGGGATTCAGGCTATCGCAGAGGATGGTACTGAAGAGCCGCTGGACCTGGACTTTACCCTGCTCTCAAACTACCGCCGCGGAATGCCTCTTGAAGTAAAACTCGCCAGTAAAACGACACCCAATATTACCCGACGCCGGATAAAGCATCTGCGTTTCCGCGCCAACACGACTGTCAAAGCGTCCTCCAAAATCATCTTACGTTCGGCCTATCTTTATTACCGGACTAGGCATCTTAACGAGTCCATTGTCCGGAACAGTCGGGTTAACAATGACATAATTAACACAGTAGAGGTGCATGTTGACCTTACCACACCGCCCTATATCGAGATTCAGACCAGGACCGATGCGGCATTGATATACACGCCGCTTTCCGACAGGGAGCTGAGGGACCCGAGAAAGGAGGACCGTGAAGCTGCGGCCGCGCTGGTCAGCTTTTTGAACGAACACCTGGAAATGGCCCATAAGGTTATCTGGTCCGGCATGGATGCCAGTCGCCTGTTCGGGCTGCTGGACGGCTACATTGCACCGAATTCGGGAGGTAAGAGCGTCGCCAGTGTTGTCGAGAACAAAATCATGGGCACTGTCGGGAATAATCTTGTGCTCAAGGTTGTGCCCGGGGAAAGGCTCGATCCCGTATTCAAGGGTGTTGAAGAACTTGTTACCTATTACCAGCCAACGATGAAGCCGGACCCGTTCCGGATCAGCGTCCCGACAAAAGGAGTCTACGCGGAATCCGTTATGGGCAAATGCAACAGCTGTGAAGAAATTGATGATACCCGACACTGGCGCTTCTCCGAAGTCCCGTGTGATGCGAAACCCACAGCTATCGACACTGTTTCCACCAGTAGCCGCCGTTCGGATGTGGGTGACCTGCAGGTCAAGGATCTACCGTCAAACATCATTGCCATGCAAACAGCACCGTCTTCACCCGATCCCACCGGTCTCGGTGCGGCATTTAATCTACTTGGCAAGAGCGATGTCTTCAAGGACATGACCGGCCTGGCTGGCACCCAGGCCAATGCACTGAAAGCTCTGGAAACCACTTCAAAAAGCGTGACCGATCTGGCAGGTCTGGCTGCCGATATCCAGAAGCAGAGCGCCATGAAGAAAGACATCGGCAAGACTCTGAAAGCCATTCAGGACGCTGAGGGCAAACAGCAGATTTCCAGGGACCAGGCCAATAAGCTTGCTTACAGCGCCCTGAGCTCAATGGTGGGCGAACCTACGGCAAAACCTGCAAACCTGACCCAGGAAAAAGAAGTCCAGGACCTGATCAAGTCCCAGTCGCAGCAAAAGGCACCTAATATCAAGATCAACCGCGGGACGGAATCGGTAGAGGTGAGCGAACCCAAGACCGGCGGTACCGGAACCTCTTTTGATTACACCGTTCCCGGGATCGTGCCGATCATCGCGCAGCCCTCAAACATGACATGCTGGGCTACGGTTGCGACCATGATGATGTCCTGGAAGGATAAAGTGTCGTACACAATTGAGACCGCAATGGACAAAGCCGGTGCGACCTACCGGGCCATGTTCGATGCCAATAAGGGCTTGCCGGCTGCGGATCATGAAGCCTTTGCCGCAGCATGCGGCATGAAAGGAGAGCCGCCCATGTGCTACACCGTAAGCGGCCTGCGTGGGCTTATCGAGCTTTACGGCCCGCTTATCGTGATCGCTGATGAAACTCCCGGTGGCCTCTGGGCTATCCACGCACGGGTAGTCCGTGGCATCTACGGAGATGGCACGGTCGATGGCACCTTCCTGCGGATCAATGACCCGGCTGGCGGCCGTCAGTATACCGAGTCTTTCCGAGCCTTCTCCAAGAAATTCGAAGAAGTTGCGGACGCCCCGCGTTTGCAGGTCATGCACTTCTAA